Part of the Streptomyces sp. WMMC500 genome is shown below.
CCCCACAATCGACGGACATGGAGGGCGCTCATGCGCCGCAAGGGTTCCATCTTGCTGACCGCGGCCGTGCTGTGCGTAGCGGGAGTCGCCGCCGCACCCGTACCCGCCGGAGCGGAGCCTGACGACTCCCCGGAGGCGACCGAGCAGCGGGAGGTGTTCTCGCCGGACGGCACGATCACCCGCGTCGACATACCCGAGCAGGCCGAGGCCGCTCCCACCCGCGCCGACGTCCGGGCGGCCGCGGCCGCCGAGGTCGTCCCCATCCAGGACACCGGGTCCCCCGACGCGCGCTTCGACCTGACGATCGTGGGCGACGGCTACACCGCCGCCGAAATGGGTCTCCTGCGTCAGCAGGCCCAGGCGAAGTGGGACGAGATCGCCGCCACGGCGCCGTGGGACAAGCACCGCAACCACGTCAACGTATGGCTCGTCAACGTCGTCTCCAACCAGTCCGGCGTGGACAACGACCCCACCCAGGGCGTCAACCGCGACACCGCCCTGGACATGGGCTTCTTCTGCGGCGGCATCGAGCGGCTGCTGTGCCTCAGCGAGGCGAAGGCCCAGGCGTACGCGGCCGAGGCCCCGGAAGCCGACGCCATCGTCGCCCTCGGCAACACCACCAAGTACGGCGGCGCCGGCTACCCCAGCCTCGCCACCGTCGCCGGCGGCAACGCGCAGGCCGGACGCATCGCGATCCACGAACTCGGCCACTCCGTCGGCGGCCTGGCCGACGAGTACTACACGCCGGGCACCACCTACCCCGGCGGCGAACCCGGGGAACCCAACGTCACCGCCGATCCGGCCGGGTCCAAGTGGGCGTCGTACCTCGGGCAGAGCACCCCCGACGGCGGCGTCATCGGGGCGTACGAAGGCGGCAGCCAGTACGAGCACGGCATCTACCGGCCCTCGCAGGACTCCCTCATGCGCAGCCTCGACAAACCCTTCAACCTCGTCGGCCTGTCCGTGATGGACGAGGCCATCGGCTCCGAGATCGAGGCGGCGGCACCCGGCAACCGGTAGGCGGGCCGCCGCGCACCGGAACACGAGGAAGGGGTGGTCTCACCGAGACCACCCCTGACGTGTACGGGGCGCCGGGCTGCCCGCACGCTAGACGAGGGACAGTTCGAACCCCAGGGACACCTGGCCGTCGGGAGCGCGGTTCCACCCGCACGCCGTCACATCGGTGATCTCGGGGTCGAGGGTCACCGTTCTGTCGATGTCCTCGGTGTCCTCGATGAACACGGCCCAGTTGCCCTCGTAGTTGTTGGTGTGTCCCGTCACCGAGACGAACCACTGGGTCGGGCCGGTGGAGCTGCCCTCCAGCCGGATCGTGTCACCGGGCTCGACGAACGTCTGGTCGCCGCATGCCAGGGCGGACGGCGACAGCGTCGCCGTGTCCGGGCCGATGTCCGTCACCGCGTCGGGACTGGTCGAGGTGAGCGACATGCGGTAGTTGGCGCTGCTGAAGAACCCGACCTTCTTGATCTGGTCGATGCCGAGGCAGGCGCGGTAGTGGAAGTCCTCGCCCCCGGTCGCGGTGACGGTCTCGTCGACCGGCACCGGCTGCCCGCTGAGCGAACCGGCGTCCACCCGGAGGAGCTCGGTCTCCGCTCCGCCCGGGGCGGCGGACCGGTGCACGGTCCACTCGCCGGTGCCGTAGGTGAGGAATCCGGTCAGCTCCACGCCGTTGTCAGACCGCACCTGGTCGGTGCACCGGACGTCGCCGACGCCCAGGGTCTGGCCCGACCCGCCGGCGGCGCCGGCCGACGTGGTGGCCGCGCTGATCGCGATCAGCGCCCCCACCGCGACGGCGACGGTCGCGATCCGTCTTCGTAACCTCATCAGTGCTCCGTTCGGAAGTCGGACCCGCCGTGCGGCAGGGACGCACGGCGGGGTGGTGGTTTCCCGTGCAGCCGAATACGGGCCCCGCGGAGGGACCGTTCACACCGATCAACCGCGGGCCCGGAGACCGTCTGGCCCGGTGGCGGAGGGCGCGGTGCCGGCGAGCGGAAGGCGGGGTGTCAGCGAGCGGCCGTCGGACTCTCCGGTGTGGCCGCCCCGGCCGTCTCCTCCAGCGGTGGCGGCGGTCGCGGAGGGCCCCCAAGGCGCCTCACCGCCCGCCGGGGCCGTCGCGTGGGACCCGGGGCGAGACCACTACCAGAAATGATCCCGATGTCCACGGAGAGTGCACAGTAGAGTGCGTGGCTGAACCGCGCGCGGAGGTGAAGATGGGCACGAAGCGGTATCGGCAGATGTGCGCTGTCGCGGCGGCGCTCGACATCGTCGGGGAGCGGTGGACGCTCCTCATCATTCGTGACCTCCTCACCGGACCGAAGCGCTACAACCAGCTCCTCGGGGAGACTCTGGTCGGTATCGGACCGAATCTCCTCGCCTCGCGACTGCAGATGCTGACCGACGAGGGCCTGATCGAACGGGAGCCGGTCCCCGGCGACGGCCGGGGAGTCGAGTACCGGCTGACCGAGAGCGGTGAGGCGCTCAGGCCGGTCATCCTGGGTCTGGCCTCATGGGGCCTGTCGCACATCACCACGTACGAGCCCGCGGATCGGGTGCGGGCCGAGTGGGGTGTGGTGGCGGTGGAGGCGATGGTGGCGGCCGGGCCGGCGCCGGAAGTCGACGAGGCGTACGAGTTCCACATCGGGAACGAGGTCTTCTCCGTGTCGTGCGAGAACGGGACCGCCGGCGTCGTCGAAGGATCCGCCCCGCGGGAGCCGGCGCTGATCGTCGACTCCGATCCGGAGACGTTCATACGCACAGGGACCGGACAGGTCAGCCCCCTCGACGCGGTGCTGTCGGGGAAGATGTCGATCAGCGGCGACTCGATGGCGCTGGCGCGCTGTCTGAGGCTCCTGGGCCTCAGCCTCCAGTCGGGCGGGGACGAGCCGCCGGCCGGCGAGGGTCTCGTCGGGGCGGTGTCCTAGCCTCAGGCTCTCGCGGGCCGGAGTTCGAGACCGGCGGCGGGCAACGGCCAGGCGTTCGTTATGGGTGCGCAGCGTTCTTTCAGAATGGCCCTGCAGCGTCACGCCCGAACAACGAGCATCCCGGCATCAGGTCACCGGCGGCTTTACTGTGCGGATTTCGCGCATTCCTCGGCGAAACTGTGCAGGGTTACCCGCCAGCCTTCCCCGTAATCACAGTCCGGGGGGAGCAGTGACGGGTCGACATTCTCCCAGCCGGTGTGTTCGACCGACACGCGTGTCGACCGGTCGGCGACCTTCTCAAAAGTCAGCTCGACATAGGTCGCGGCTCCCGGAATGACATCCCAGCGAAGCATGAACCCGTCCGGCGGGTTCCAGCTCGTGATCACACCCCAGTCGTGTTCGCCGTCCGCCCGGACCTCGTACATACGGCCGCCGACATGCCTCTCCACGACGACTTCCTTGATCTGGCCCTGCCCCAGCGAGTAGGACTGCAGCGGCCACCAGTCCGCCACCCGGCCGACGAAGGTCGAGAATGCCGACTCCTGACTGCAGTTCACCACGACACTCGCCCGCACGACGCGCTGGTCGGCTTCGAGACTCGGGTGCCTAGCGTTTCCTGAGCTCATCCACCTAGCCCTCGATGTTGTTCGGCAACGGCGAGCGTCCTGGGCGTCTGGGCGTATGTCCGCTTCGCCTTCGGGCTTGACCACGCCGTCCGACGGGCCGGCTCATCGGGTTCGTACCCTCGACTCCCCTGCTCAGCAGGGCAGTCGCCGACGCCGCTCGGCTCACTCGACGGCCCGCGACGCCGCCAGGATAGCGCCCGTGCGCTAGCCGGGCAGCCCTCCCTCGGGATCTGCCGACTCGTCGCCGCGGTCGCCTTCGCCGTGCGTGTCGGTCTCGGATTCCTCCGCGATTTCCTTGGCAAGCGCGAGGCTGTTGGACCAGAGGTTGGTGAAGTACCGGTGCAGTATGGCGAGCCCGTCGGCCCGCGTGCGGTAGAGCCGGTTTCTTCCGGCGCGGCGTTCCTCGACAAGTCCCGCCTCCTTGAGCACGCGAAGGTGTTGCGAGACGGCCTGGCGGGTGACCGTGAAGTGTTCCGCGATCTCACCGG
Proteins encoded:
- a CDS encoding M64 family metallopeptidase, with amino-acid sequence MRRKGSILLTAAVLCVAGVAAAPVPAGAEPDDSPEATEQREVFSPDGTITRVDIPEQAEAAPTRADVRAAAAAEVVPIQDTGSPDARFDLTIVGDGYTAAEMGLLRQQAQAKWDEIAATAPWDKHRNHVNVWLVNVVSNQSGVDNDPTQGVNRDTALDMGFFCGGIERLLCLSEAKAQAYAAEAPEADAIVALGNTTKYGGAGYPSLATVAGGNAQAGRIAIHELGHSVGGLADEYYTPGTTYPGGEPGEPNVTADPAGSKWASYLGQSTPDGGVIGAYEGGSQYEHGIYRPSQDSLMRSLDKPFNLVGLSVMDEAIGSEIEAAAPGNR
- a CDS encoding winged helix-turn-helix transcriptional regulator, giving the protein MAEPRAEVKMGTKRYRQMCAVAAALDIVGERWTLLIIRDLLTGPKRYNQLLGETLVGIGPNLLASRLQMLTDEGLIEREPVPGDGRGVEYRLTESGEALRPVILGLASWGLSHITTYEPADRVRAEWGVVAVEAMVAAGPAPEVDEAYEFHIGNEVFSVSCENGTAGVVEGSAPREPALIVDSDPETFIRTGTGQVSPLDAVLSGKMSISGDSMALARCLRLLGLSLQSGGDEPPAGEGLVGAVS
- a CDS encoding SRPBCC domain-containing protein, translated to MSSGNARHPSLEADQRVVRASVVVNCSQESAFSTFVGRVADWWPLQSYSLGQGQIKEVVVERHVGGRMYEVRADGEHDWGVITSWNPPDGFMLRWDVIPGAATYVELTFEKVADRSTRVSVEHTGWENVDPSLLPPDCDYGEGWRVTLHSFAEECAKSAQ
- a CDS encoding metalloregulator ArsR/SmtB family transcription factor, whose amino-acid sequence is MMRLSNQPEEASADDVSTSAVLRAFSDENRRTMLELVATREMSAGEIAEHFTVTRQAVSQHLRVLKEAGLVEERRAGRNRLYRTRADGLAILHRYFTNLWSNSLALAKEIAEESETDTHGEGDRGDESADPEGGLPG